A region from the Thauera humireducens genome encodes:
- a CDS encoding exonuclease SbcCD subunit D has translation MRFLHSADWHLGRVYHGVSLLEDQAHVLGEFVRLAADTRPDAILLAGDIYDRSVPPAEAVRLLDMVLTELVRGLRIPVVMIAGNHDGPDRLAFGADLLGGAGLTVRGPVEADPQPLVLHDAYGAVAIHALPYAEPAVVRAAMPASDDENAAAIDSHHAALAAQLRAARAAQPAGARSVVVAHAFVLGGSESESERPLSVGASGAVGAALFDGFDYVALGHLHRPQQVGEARIQYSGSLLKYAFSEADHAKSVNLVELDAAGACRIERLALTPRRDLRIVEGELDALLAAAATDPRRDDYILARLADTGALLDAMGKLRTAYPNALAIERPALVGDGPGRAAADHRRIRVQDLFASFHLETTGRALDEAGRDVLDRLVARMEREARHA, from the coding sequence ATGCGATTCCTCCACTCCGCCGACTGGCATCTCGGCCGTGTCTATCACGGCGTTTCCCTGCTCGAGGACCAGGCCCACGTGCTCGGCGAATTCGTCCGCCTGGCCGCGGACACGCGACCCGACGCCATCCTGCTCGCCGGCGACATCTACGACCGTTCGGTGCCACCGGCCGAGGCCGTGCGCCTGCTCGACATGGTGCTGACCGAGCTGGTGCGCGGGCTGCGCATTCCGGTGGTGATGATCGCCGGCAATCACGATGGTCCCGATCGCCTCGCCTTCGGTGCGGACCTGCTCGGCGGCGCGGGGCTGACGGTGCGGGGCCCGGTGGAGGCCGACCCACAGCCGCTGGTGCTGCACGACGCTTACGGCGCGGTGGCGATCCACGCGCTGCCCTATGCCGAGCCGGCGGTGGTGCGTGCGGCGATGCCTGCATCTGACGATGAGAACGCCGCGGCGATCGACTCGCACCATGCCGCGCTGGCCGCGCAACTGCGGGCCGCGCGCGCAGCACAGCCGGCCGGCGCGCGCAGCGTGGTGGTGGCGCACGCCTTCGTGCTCGGCGGCAGCGAGAGCGAGTCGGAGCGGCCGCTGTCGGTGGGGGCCAGCGGCGCGGTGGGGGCGGCGCTGTTCGACGGTTTCGACTACGTCGCGCTGGGCCACCTGCACCGGCCACAACAGGTCGGTGAGGCGCGCATCCAGTATTCCGGCTCGCTGCTGAAGTACGCGTTCTCGGAAGCGGACCACGCCAAGTCGGTGAACCTGGTCGAGCTCGACGCCGCCGGCGCCTGCCGCATCGAGCGCCTGGCGCTGACGCCGCGCCGCGACCTGCGCATTGTCGAGGGCGAACTCGACGCTCTCCTCGCCGCCGCGGCGACCGATCCGCGCCGCGACGATTATATCCTCGCCCGCCTGGCCGATACCGGCGCGCTGCTCGACGCCATGGGCAAGCTGCGCACCGCCTATCCCAATGCGCTGGCCATCGAGCGTCCCGCGCTGGTCGGCGACGGCCCGGGCCGGGCCGCTGCGGACCATCGCCGCATCCGCGTGCAGGATCTGTTCGCCAGCTTCCACCTTGAAACCACCGGCAGGGCGCTGGACGAGGCCGGCCGCGACGTGCTCGACCGCCTCGTGGCGCGCATGGAACGCGAGGCGCGTCACGCATGA
- a CDS encoding AAA family ATPase: MKPLKLSLQAFGPFATREEVDFTRLPPGALFLIAGPTGAGKTSILDGITYALYGDTSGGERSAREMRSHHADAALQTEVELAFALGAQRYRVRRVPEQTRAAQRGGGVVNAPAKAELFRLDANGVDWIPLAQRTTEVTALVEDLLGFKADQFRQVVLLPQGQFRKLLAASSAEREKILETLFGTATYKHLQDALKAEAAALRERGEKAALQRQTLLGQAGVDTMDALVARRDALQGQLVTLGDAEQQARAEDTAARAALQHGQAVEAQFAEAAAAAAALQALEAGKAELDAQRLRLEQARRAMQVQPADTALASARRSADEVVQREAQAARDATEAAQRLGQAEATLQAEIARAPAREAAQRELLRLEGLAEAVARLAQAEIEACRCEAARIAADKALAAATATQQTVATRRTTLAARIDALQPLAAERAALELRLQQAEQRARALAALAAARKQLAGREAEEAKAMTRHEAAQRAAGEARAKAAALDADWRQAQAAILAAHLHAGEACPVCGSAAHPAPARHEGELPTEQALQAAAERAREAEAVLDAARQALNLAELARATAAAEVATRVADLQPADLQPAEGAAPEHPLSIVEEGAPATDAAELRRQLDAARAAALELEPLRVQLQAADAELGKAAIAGEQARTQAAEAASAARAAQHVADERRAGVPEALRTPDALQAGIAQAQDTRQRLERALQQAQSTQGEAASRAAALRAQHATLAEGVQAAQARVVEAHRQFVAALQTAGFWPDGTSEGDEGAADHAEAAWRAALLPAERIAMLESAVRDADDRRAAALERAGRAAQAVAGLVRPDLATLDARATASRARVEAVVDRIGQTRSELRTVTDTLARLDEIARESGAIEAEYRVVGHLADIANGNNGRNLTFQRYVLAALLDDVLRAASLRLSTMSRGRYQLQRREDVADARRAAGLDLEVFDEYTGRTRPASTLSGGEGFMASLSLALGLSDVVQAYAGGVQLDTLFIDEGFGSLDPESLDMAMKALIDLQQRGRTVGVISHVEEMKQQIDVTIEVVQGVRGSRVKVQARSTGCGTEGRSRRAYPASARA; encoded by the coding sequence ATGAAGCCGCTCAAGCTCAGCCTGCAGGCCTTCGGCCCCTTCGCCACCCGCGAGGAGGTGGACTTCACCCGTCTGCCGCCCGGCGCGCTTTTCCTCATCGCCGGCCCCACTGGCGCGGGCAAGACCTCCATCCTCGACGGCATCACCTACGCGCTCTACGGCGACACCTCGGGCGGCGAGCGCAGCGCGCGCGAGATGCGCAGCCACCATGCCGACGCGGCACTGCAGACCGAGGTCGAGCTGGCGTTCGCGCTCGGCGCGCAGCGCTACCGCGTGCGCCGCGTGCCCGAGCAGACCCGCGCCGCGCAGCGTGGCGGCGGCGTGGTCAATGCACCGGCGAAGGCGGAACTGTTCCGCCTCGATGCCAATGGTGTGGACTGGATTCCGCTCGCCCAGCGCACCACCGAAGTCACCGCGCTGGTCGAGGACCTGCTCGGCTTCAAGGCCGATCAGTTCCGCCAGGTCGTGCTGCTGCCGCAAGGCCAGTTCCGCAAGCTGCTGGCGGCCAGTTCGGCCGAGCGCGAGAAGATCCTCGAAACCTTGTTCGGCACGGCCACCTACAAGCACCTGCAGGACGCCCTCAAGGCCGAGGCGGCCGCGCTGCGCGAACGCGGCGAGAAGGCCGCGCTGCAGCGCCAGACCCTGCTCGGCCAGGCGGGCGTCGACACGATGGACGCGCTCGTCGCCCGGCGTGACGCGCTGCAGGGCCAACTGGTGACGCTCGGCGACGCCGAGCAGCAGGCGCGGGCCGAAGACACCGCGGCGCGGGCCGCGCTGCAGCACGGTCAGGCGGTCGAGGCCCAGTTCGCCGAAGCGGCCGCCGCCGCCGCGGCGCTGCAGGCACTCGAGGCCGGCAAGGCCGAACTCGACGCCCAGCGCCTGCGGCTGGAACAGGCACGCCGCGCGATGCAGGTGCAGCCGGCCGATACCGCCCTGGCGTCCGCGCGCCGCAGTGCCGACGAGGTGGTGCAGCGCGAAGCCCAGGCCGCGCGCGACGCCACCGAAGCCGCCCAGCGCCTGGGCCAGGCCGAAGCCACGCTGCAGGCTGAGATCGCCCGCGCGCCGGCGCGCGAGGCGGCGCAGCGCGAGCTGCTGCGTCTCGAAGGGCTGGCCGAGGCTGTCGCCCGGTTGGCCCAGGCCGAGATCGAGGCTTGCCGCTGCGAGGCGGCGCGCATCGCGGCAGACAAGGCGCTCGCCGCCGCCACGGCCACGCAGCAGACGGTCGCCACCCGACGCACCACGCTCGCCGCACGCATCGACGCCCTGCAGCCGCTCGCGGCTGAGCGCGCCGCGCTCGAGCTGCGCCTGCAGCAGGCCGAGCAGCGCGCCCGGGCGCTCGCTGCACTGGCCGCGGCGCGCAAGCAGCTTGCCGGCCGCGAGGCGGAGGAGGCCAAGGCGATGACCCGCCATGAGGCCGCGCAGCGTGCTGCAGGCGAAGCCCGCGCCAAGGCTGCGGCGCTGGATGCGGACTGGCGCCAGGCCCAGGCCGCCATCCTGGCCGCTCACCTGCATGCCGGCGAGGCGTGCCCGGTGTGCGGCAGTGCGGCGCACCCGGCACCTGCCCGGCACGAGGGCGAGCTGCCGACCGAGCAGGCGCTGCAGGCCGCAGCCGAGCGTGCACGCGAGGCGGAGGCGGTGCTCGATGCCGCCCGCCAAGCGCTCAACCTGGCCGAGCTGGCGCGCGCCACGGCCGCGGCCGAGGTCGCCACGCGCGTGGCCGACTTGCAGCCCGCCGACTTACAGCCCGCCGAGGGCGCTGCGCCCGAACACCCGCTATCGATCGTGGAGGAGGGCGCGCCCGCGACCGATGCCGCCGAACTGCGACGGCAGCTCGACGCCGCCCGCGCGGCCGCGCTCGAGCTCGAACCCCTGCGCGTGCAACTGCAGGCTGCCGATGCCGAGCTCGGCAAGGCCGCAATCGCTGGCGAACAGGCCCGCACCCAGGCGGCGGAGGCGGCCAGCGCCGCGCGCGCCGCGCAGCACGTGGCCGACGAGCGTCGCGCAGGCGTGCCCGAAGCCCTGCGTACCCCTGACGCGCTGCAGGCCGGCATTGCCCAGGCGCAGGACACGCGCCAGCGTCTGGAACGTGCGCTGCAGCAGGCCCAGTCTACCCAGGGCGAAGCGGCCAGCCGGGCGGCCGCGCTGCGCGCGCAGCACGCCACGCTGGCCGAGGGCGTGCAGGCCGCACAGGCGCGTGTCGTCGAGGCGCATCGGCAGTTCGTCGCGGCCTTGCAGACGGCAGGCTTCTGGCCGGACGGCACCAGCGAGGGGGACGAGGGGGCCGCGGACCACGCGGAAGCTGCCTGGCGCGCGGCGCTACTGCCGGCCGAGCGCATTGCGATGCTCGAGTCCGCCGTCCGTGATGCCGACGACCGCCGCGCCGCGGCCCTCGAGCGTGCCGGACGCGCCGCGCAGGCGGTGGCCGGCCTGGTCCGTCCCGATCTCGCCACACTCGACGCCCGCGCCACGGCGTCGCGCGCGCGGGTCGAAGCGGTGGTCGACCGCATCGGTCAGACTCGCAGCGAGCTGCGCACCGTCACCGACACGCTCGCCCGCCTCGACGAGATCGCGCGCGAATCCGGCGCCATCGAGGCCGAATACCGCGTCGTCGGTCATCTCGCCGACATCGCCAACGGCAACAACGGCCGCAACCTCACCTTCCAGCGCTATGTGCTGGCCGCGCTGCTCGACGACGTGCTGCGCGCGGCCTCGCTGCGCCTGTCGACCATGAGCCGCGGCCGCTACCAGCTGCAGCGGCGCGAGGACGTGGCCGATGCCCGCCGCGCCGCGGGCCTCGATCTCGAGGTCTTCGACGAATACACCGGCCGTACGCGCCCGGCCAGCACCCTGTCCGGCGGGGAAGGCTTCATGGCCTCGCTGTCGCTCGCGCTCGGCCTGTCCGACGTGGTCCAGGCCTACGCCGGGGGCGTGCAGCTCGACACCCTGTTCATCGACGAAGGCTTCGGCAGCCTCGACCCGGAATCGCTCGACATGGCGATGAAGGCGCTGATCGACCTGCAACAGCGTGGCCGCACGGTGGGCGTGATCTCGCACGTCGAGGAGATGAAGCAGCAGATCGACGTGACGATCGAGGTGGTGCAGGGGGTGAGGGGGAGCCGGGTGAAGGTGCAAGCGCGATCCACCGGCTGCGGCACCGAAGGCCGCAGCCGTCGTGCTTACCCCGCCAGTGCCCGCGCGTGA
- the fghA gene encoding S-formylglutathione hydrolase encodes MSLEILSTQKSFGGWHKRVRHHSQALACDMVFAVYLPPQAEQPGARLPVLYWLSGLTCTDENFMQKAGAQRVAAELGLIIVAPDTSPRGAEVPGDPDGAWDFGHGAGFYLNATQAPWSRHYRMHDYVVEELPALIEANLPASDRRGISGHSMGGHGALVCALRNPGRYRSVSAFAPITNPMQCPWGEKAFSRYLGDERTQWREWDACALIAQAAERLPLLVDQGEADGFLAEQLKPEALQAAATAAGHPLTLRLQPGYDHSYYFIASFIEDHLRHHARALAG; translated from the coding sequence ATGAGTCTGGAAATCCTCAGCACCCAGAAAAGCTTCGGCGGCTGGCACAAGCGCGTCCGTCACCACTCGCAGGCACTGGCCTGCGACATGGTGTTCGCGGTCTACCTGCCACCGCAGGCCGAGCAGCCGGGCGCCCGCCTGCCGGTGCTGTACTGGCTGTCGGGACTCACCTGCACCGACGAGAACTTCATGCAGAAGGCGGGTGCGCAGCGTGTGGCCGCCGAGCTGGGCCTCATCATCGTGGCCCCCGACACCAGCCCGCGCGGCGCCGAGGTGCCGGGCGACCCGGACGGCGCGTGGGACTTCGGCCACGGCGCCGGCTTCTACTTAAACGCCACGCAGGCACCGTGGTCGCGCCACTACCGCATGCACGACTACGTGGTGGAGGAGCTGCCCGCGCTGATCGAGGCGAACTTGCCCGCCTCCGACCGGCGCGGCATCAGCGGCCACTCCATGGGCGGGCACGGCGCGCTGGTGTGCGCGCTGCGCAACCCGGGGCGCTACCGGTCGGTGTCGGCCTTCGCACCGATCACGAACCCGATGCAATGCCCGTGGGGTGAAAAGGCCTTCTCGCGCTACCTGGGCGACGAGCGCACGCAATGGCGCGAATGGGACGCCTGCGCGCTGATTGCGCAGGCTGCGGAACGCCTGCCGCTGCTGGTCGACCAGGGCGAGGCCGACGGCTTCCTCGCCGAGCAGCTCAAGCCCGAGGCCCTGCAGGCCGCCGCCACCGCAGCCGGCCACCCGCTGACGCTACGCCTGCAGCCGGGCTACGACCACAGCTACTACTTCATCGCCAGCTTCATCGAGGATCACCTGCGGCATCACGCGCGGGCACTGGCGGGGTAA
- a CDS encoding BON domain-containing protein, whose translation MKHTAATLALSGLLAFTAVGCAVTRDQSTVGEYVDDATVTTRVKAKFAEDPTVSAMSISVETLKGTVQLSGFAKSTAERNRAAEIARGTPGVKAVKNDIAVRP comes from the coding sequence ATGAAGCACACCGCTGCCACGCTCGCCCTGTCGGGCCTGCTCGCCTTCACCGCCGTCGGCTGCGCCGTCACGCGCGACCAATCCACCGTGGGCGAATACGTCGATGACGCGACCGTCACCACCCGCGTCAAGGCCAAGTTCGCCGAGGACCCGACGGTCAGCGCGATGTCGATCAGCGTCGAGACGCTGAAGGGCACCGTACAGCTGTCCGGCTTCGCCAAGAGCACCGCCGAACGCAACCGCGCCGCCGAGATCGCCCGCGGCACCCCGGGCGTGAAGGCGGTCAAGAACGACATCGCCGTCCGTCCGTAA